The following are from one region of the Littorina saxatilis isolate snail1 linkage group LG4, US_GU_Lsax_2.0, whole genome shotgun sequence genome:
- the LOC138963815 gene encoding scavenger receptor class F member 1-like isoform X3, whose translation MCSSVMYGQVVRLTLTTDRTLNLCEFQIFVCKDGFYGLDCSSPCDKNCDEGCNMTSGFCTRCKKGFWGPELCHHNCSAHCAGPTCQRDDGNCEVCREGFYGPDCSSACHQNCEGGCNKISGHCTRCKKGFWGPELCHHNCSAHCAGPTCQRDDGNCEECKPGFYGEGCSRTCGYCLNTTCHHQDGHCLAGCVSVFAEPLCLQVQVKQENWVVPVVGSLAAVLLICIGLVAIVCWCRRSRKDIEENDQRVAPPVEPESTQDRDRPSSASPISDADTTDYEIIDNNDAAEMHVQENNYESPHPYSNDDADRALYMQLSPPASDDASKVNIELS comes from the exons ATGTGTTCTTCAGTCATGTACGGGCAGGTGGTGCGTCTTACACTGACGACTGATAGAACTTTGAACCTGTGTGAATTTCAAATATTTG TTTGCAAAGATGGATTTTATGGACTGGATTGTTCGTCTCCTTGTGACAAGAACTGCGATGAAGGGTGTAACATGACAAGTGGTTTCTGCACAC GCTGCAAGAAAGGATTTTGGGGTCCTGAGTTGTGCCATCATAACTGTTCTGCCCACTGTGCTGGTCCTACCTGTCAGCGTGATGACGGCAACTGTGAAG TGTGCCGAGAGGGATTCTACGGACCAGACTGTTCTTCTGCTTGTCACCAGAACTGTGAAGGAGGGTGTAACAAAATCAGTGGTCACTGCACAC GCTGCAAGAAAGGATTTTGGGGTCCTGAGTTGTGCCATCATAACTGTTCTGCCCACTGTGCTGGTCCTACCTGTCAGCGTGATGACGGCAACTGTGAAG AATGCAAACCTGGGTTTTACGGAGAAGGTTGCAGCAGAACGTGTGGATATTGTCTCAACACCACGTGTCATCATCAGGATGGTCACTGTCTGGCGGGGTGCGTGTCAGTGTTTGCAGAACCACTTTGCTTGCAAGTGCAAG TGAAACAGGAGAACTGGGTTGTGCCTGTGGTGGGTTCCCTCGCTGCTGTTTTGCTGATATGCATAGGGCTCGTTGCGATTGTGTg TTGGTGTCGTCGATCAAGGAAAGACATTGAAGAGAATGACCAACGCGTGGCCCCTCCAGTGG AACCTGAAAGCACTCAGGACCGAGACCGCCCTTCTTCAGCTTCCCCCATCTCAGACGCGGATACAACAGACTACGAGATAATCGACAATAATGACGCAGCAGAGATGCACGTGCAAGAGAACAACTACGAAAGCCCCCACCCATACTCCAACGACGACGCTGACAGAGCTCTCTACATGCAGCTGTCGCCTCCTGCTTCTGATGACGCCTCAAAGGTCAACATTGAACTTTCTTAA
- the LOC138963821 gene encoding uncharacterized protein — MTMHSRGLLLLVSLCCTVITADQNNVNVATNKTYSQISEYNDRGAASNAADGDTGGSHATDTCSHTDSTDGGVGIPSNVDHWWEVDLGKIYPVHNITVWARKEPNDNISTYRSIAI; from the exons ATGACAATGCATTCCAGAGGCCTCTTGTTACTCGTGTCTTTGTGTTGTACAGTTATCACAGCTGACCAAAATAATG TGAACGTGGCGACCAACAAGACCTACAGTCAGATCAGCGAGTACAACGACAGAGGAGCGGCCAGTAACGCTGCTGACGGCGACACAGGAGGATCCCATGCAACCGACACTTGTAGCCACACGGACTCGACGGATGGCGGGGTCGGTATCCCATCCAACGTGGACCACTGGTGGGAGGTGGACCTGGGCAAGATCTACCCTGTACACAACATCACCGTCTGGGCACGCAAAGAACCAAATGACAACATCAGTACGTATCGTAGTATAGCTATATAG